TTCAGTTTGCTTGAGTTTACTGTGGTACTTTTTGACACAAATCTTATTGGTTTTGGATTCAATGAAACTTTTTCAAAGTACCAAACATGCCACAATATATCTGTGACAGCTTTTATGCAAGATCCAAAAGacatatattttattctgaGTTGCATACAGAAGCTTCACttctatttatcttttcttgTAATGATGATGTCCAGTGGTGCCACTGTAGTCTACCTGTGCAGAAACATGAGACGCATGGTTGCAAATGGACAGTCCCTTTCCTGTCCACGGTTCGGCAGCCAGGTGAGGGTCACCATCACTGGCATCATCCACGGGCTTCTCTTTCTATCTTTGGCTATTTGGCGAGAGTACGCTTTTATTTCTACCTGGCAGTCTATATTCATAAGCCCATATATTCGCGCCACGGTCATAAACTTTTACATGTCTGCCTCCACATTCAGTCTGGGAGCTGGTCAGGCTGTATTCAGGCAGAGGCTGGCAGACGTCTGGACCACAGCAGCTCAGTGGTACAAAGCTCTCACAGTGCCACCACCAGACCAAGGAGCATGAGGACCAGAGGACACTTGCATGGGACCTTACCTCCAAACCTGCTGGGATGCAAGCTGCATGTGAGGTGTAAGGTCTGGAGGCACGTCcaatcacaaaaaaagataCAGATTTATCCAAGAAAGtgatgattttttgttttgttttgttttgcaagaaAGAGATGCACAGCATGTTTATGTGTGGTCACAAATATGGTCTCTGAAATGTACTCTGAAACAGACAACAAATAAGATATGctgataaatttattttctttagtaaaattataattttagcTCAGAACAATCTACTAATACTTAGCAATGTttatagtttgttgtttttactttgcctTAATAAAGGACTTAAATTAATGCTCTGCTgctgtgttatttttatgctaaaaggaaaacaaatatgttcTCAGCTTTTCTGTCAATGATTTACAGCTTTTAATGCAATTAGTattcaaaactaaaaccattAATGCATCACTGGTGGCATATTGCCATTTGATTTGGATGGTAGAGGTCTTATTACCATTTTCAGTACTTCCAGATGTTGACTTTTTGTGACGCTGCTTGTTATAGACCTTCTCACAGCAAAATTAGCACACGTTCATTATAAATGTGCATGTTGGAACATCTTGTCATTTATCTCACTATTAAATCTCTGTCGGCACATCTTTCTGTTTATATGTCTTCAGACTCCTCTTCAGTCTTTGTAGGCACAGTATCAGTTGAGTTAAAGCTTGAATGGCTGTTGCTCTAACCTTGGGGATTTTCAGCACTTCTGTGTGGTAGGATTgatggaaaaactgaaaaaacaaaaacataaaatgaaataaaaaacttcatttGACTTTTGTGCTTAATTTTTTACATCTCACAAACTGAGGTTTTTGGGTATGGATTTTATAActatatcaaagaaaaaaaaaagacattttatttttcatgctaaccctggtaaaaaaaatgttgctatttTAAATAAGTAACTAAGGTAATTTTTGAAATACACATCTCAGATCACATGATTATACGATCTTGCCAGATGTATCCTGGTTTTTGTCCAACCAatcttatatatataaaaaaagaaaataaattattaaagtcTGACCAGAATTAGAACTTTTTGAAAATACCATCAAAAGgatattaacattaaaaaaaacttttttttttttttttttttgtagttttaaattatACAGAATACTGCATATTATAGAGGCCATCATTAGATAATAATGGCGGAAATTTTAATTtggaaataatttaaatgacaGGTGTTAAATGCAGGGATCAAATATGCATACTATAGCTTTTTTCTGCCAAGGGAGATGTGTAAGAATATAATTAGTAAatatagaggaaaaaaaataactttgagaTCTTTTTACTCTGcgctgtgaataaaatactacattcatttattttactactaaaacatctcaaagatttatatttattatcaaCTTTCTTCTTTCACTGTGAAGTTATAAACCGGATTATTCAGTTTGTGTCATTGAGTGCTGCCGTGTCTGAGCTTCACAGCGGACCATGAAGGCAGCACGACTCTAGCCCCGCCCCTTCTCGCTCCTTGACGTTGACTCCTCGGTTCTCCGCTCTGTCAGCAGTTGGTCCGAGGAGAAGGCGCAGGAAGCAGCAGAAGGTCCTGGAACGGGAACGGATTTGTTGGTACTCCTTTCACAAACAGGcataagagttaaaaaaaaaacttacttatTTAAAAGCATACTTTTAGATGAACTGTTCTGACacggggaaaaaaactaaaggacTCATTTAGCCGTACATTTTTACTGGAAAACGAGCGATGTTTCATCAACGGTTTGCCGTCTTCTTGTCAGGTGAGTCGCTGAACacttaaaaacagactttacaTGATGTTGCTGATAATGTTGTGTGTTTAGCTGTCTCTCTTTATTcacatttacatatatttatatgtgaAAAATACGTTAAGGTTACGTTTGACCCGTAGAGGAGCAGAAGTGCTTGACTTTGACAAACGTTGTGTTTTCCCATCAAAATCCTTTACAGTTGAGTTGTCAGTTaaacgaaaaaaaaagatttatctgCTAAAGATACCATATAAAAAGAACTcactgcaaactatgaaatcaaacataaaaatcgTTATCCTGAGCTCTATTAAATGGTGCCGTTTggaagagtttactccagtagttttccagttaTGTTAAAGTGCAgatctgaaatgcaggtacgcactcaatgtaaacaaagcacttctATCTGCACACTTACttaacaaatctgagcgtaaatacaTCGCCATTGTTAACCTATTTTAATTCACTTTGGATGTTTCCATAATTCATTATGAGACAAATATATTACGTCAATTCTGTTTCTTactttctagttttttttttttttaaccagcctTCCAGACATTGCAATGAACAGCTTTAACCAAATAAATGAAGCAGGATACTGTTCATTTGTTACTAACACTCCTACATACCATTTTTGTCTCCAATAGTTCTcatacttttattgtttcagaaacTTTAGATTCCTATCATGACTTTTCCTGAATAATTTACCAGTgagtgtgtttctgtcagatCTTTCGAGGCGCAGCCTGTGAAGTCTGCAGCCCTGTCGGCGGCTCAGAGAGGGGAATGGCCCCAGCCCTGACCAAGATCCTGAAAAATGGCCACGGGATCCACTTGACCTCTCCTCCTGCCTCGGTCAGAGTGAACTCAGAGGCCAGAGCCACGTGCACCGTGGAGCTGGAGCCTCACATGGGATCTGCAGATGATGGCGACCTCCAGAAAATGCTGAACCTTTGCctgtttcgctctctggactcCTGCCTTTCTTTGAGGCCTCTGGATCCCCCTCTAAACCCTGGACCTTTAACATGTGTGCAGACATCTGCCAGCCCAGATGAGATAGTGCCCCTAACCAGTCCAGACTCCCTCGCCAGCTTCCTTTCCTTCAATAAATGCCAGAGAGATCCTCATCAAGTGGCCCCTGTTTTCCCAGGTGTCCCAGACATGTTTTTAATCCCTGTTCCTGAGCATAATAGCCAAGAGGCTTGTCTGTTGCATGGACAGAGTGCTTTTCTTGAATGTAGACCAGATGGTGGTGATGTGCATGGCTCCTCTCTTACTCTTTGTCCCTCCTATTCTCATGAGGAGCTCACATCTCGGAGTCACACTCAAATGTATGCAACCCGGCCTACAATGAAGTGCGAGGGATTAGCAGGGATggcctgtcctcctcctccagcttctgTGCAGCCTGGCACGGACGTGTTAAACTTTGACCAGATGGATCTTGAAGCCGGGATGGAAGAGGTTGTAAAGGAGCAGCTCTCCAAGCACGAGGGGCTGAAAAGCAGAGCTTGGAGGCTGCAAAAAGGGCTGCAAGCCCTGCTGGGAGATCACGCTTTGCTCCACTGCAGCCAACAGCTCGAGGGGCTGGAGAAGCACTGTCAACTTGGAGATGCGTCCCTTGACAGTCTAGGCTCTGTACATCACGGTGTAGCACCTCCACCAGCCTGCAGTAATGCTGACTTTTCTGGGCAAGAGTCGTTCACAGATTGGCCTTCCTTTGTAGAGGTCACAGAGTTCTGTGACTCCAGCCAGGTGGTGCTGAGAGGCCTGCAGGAGGCCCTGGACTCTGAGGccacaggcagcagcagctcagaggacGAGCCAGAAGAGGACATGGCTCATGGCAAGATTTCATTTGTGTGAGTATCAGCAAGTAGACATAGTTTCCGTTAAAGCTATGGTGCTATCTGTCTAAGACtaaaatttgaacatttataaCAGTATGAAAGTGCTGGCTGGTATCAACTGACTGATGATACCAAAACACAATTTCTGCTCAGCACCAAAGTAATCCATGACACCAGGTTCCTTCTTTTGATTGGGCTTgcttaaattttagtttaatttatttatgtatgatAGCACCACAGTGAGTGTCTTGCTTGCACAGCTGGTACTTCAAGTTAAATAAACCACCTAGAGTTGAGAGACTCTGCAAACCCCACCAACCATAAAATTGAATCATTTCAGTGTCTGATTTGAAGTTAACCACTGATGCCGAAGAACATccacacacagcagctgctATTCAGACTGAAATCATCGGCCTGGTTTCGAGTCAGACCAGTGAGGAGTGCACATGGTTGGATTCTCCCTCCGGGCAAGAGGTTTCATGATATGGAAGGTGCAAAAACAgccacatatatatatttatttattgctgtaaCTTGTACAACTATAAACGTCAAAACTGACGCATATCTAGTTCTTACTGTCAGCTGATGATGGAAGTTTTGCAGAGTTTCAGTGTTTGAGAGCCACAGCACTTCCGCAGAGCTGcatgcttgttttctttggcCCTCGGTGACATTTACATTGTGGCTGTCGCAAAATACGAGTTTTGTGCTTTCAGCTGTGGTGGCtgttatgacatttttttgagCCATGCTCTCACacatatttgtttctttccGTGCAGCAGTCATAACAGATTCAACTGATGAGCCAGCTCTTTTCACCCACAGGGTAGGAAATAAACACAGCCTTTGCCAGCGAGCCAGCAGTGTTCCTCCCAGTCTCTGCGATCATGCCtcagtttttcctctttggagtgtgtgtgtgtagatgtgtgtgtgtttggtttgacTGCCCGAGGTCCTGACATTCCtgaaattttcttaaaaaaacaaaacaagttttattgcAACAAATGAGGGTAAAAAGTAGCATTTGCCTTGTGACTGTGGagacatcttgttttttttgcagtgctGTAAGTGGCAGGGTAATTTCAACTTCAAGCAACCTTTATTTGAATCAGAACTACATATTTTTAAGTTGGATTTTGTTGGTATTTTGgtctcaaaataaacaaaataatgaaacatttgGGTTGGGTTGCTTTTGTCTTGGagctttagaaaaataaatcagcaacttgtttttattcattgaCTAATTCTTCATCATCACTTCTcaaaattattttgaatttggtttCTGAACAAATGGATAACAAATAtgttatattatataatatagaccatttttctggtttaaaataGTGACCAAAAAtgattggataaaacatttaatgaccCTAAACCAAAACTGAGTTGTGTTAGTTTGAGCAGTGagcagtgttttctttttagtgtagttttatttatatctcTTGTATAATACAGTCCTTTGTCCCCTTCTGTTTCCTGAGTCTGTGTCGTGCTCAGACCTAAAGTGTTCATTGGTTCTGATGtgagaaaagatgttttatgtGTGGAGGGCTGAGcgcttgtgtttttgtccttttgtttggCCAGCTTCTATCATCTTCAGAGTGTTAGCCTGTCTCTTTTCCAACTCTGTTCTCTGGTACAAAACAGTATTTCTGTGATTCAGTGGCAAACTTccactggagagattttatagtttgttcCTTCTCAGAGAAGAGCAGCTTCTTGCTGGAGAGGTAATGGGatcattgctgtttttttttaaatgaaactactTGGTCTTTGCTATTCACAGTTCAAACAATTAAGACAgtcattttatatttgacagagtgtgtttttacatttaaattcagGACTCACTGCAACAACACTGTCGTGTCTGCAAGTgccaaaaaactcaaacaaaccaCTTGTTGTAGCTGGACGTTTATCCGGCCAAGAATTTGGCTGCAAAAACTCAAACATTCTCTCTGAAAGTGACAGCTGTTGAGTTGCTGTAATTATGTGTTTTTCAGCACCAGTACTATGAGAAATTGGCAGCTTTAAGGAGCTGCGCGTCAAGAAGTACAAAGCGATTCTCTTCTCCCCTCTTTGTCATCTCCCCCTCTCCTGTTCCGAGTAATGCTTGGCAAAAATTTCTGGAATTTCCTCATTATACAGATGGAAAGAGCTACAGGGCGGCCAAGTCGGGCCATTGTCAGTGTAGGGAAGAGGGCACTAACTGCCTAATAAAATGGATATCAGTTTAGACTCCATTGTTGACACGCTGGCATTGCTTATTGTGGCTGATCTTTTTCATGGTGAACACAGTCTCAGTGTGTTAAGACTGTCAGAAGAAATCTGAGGTATTTGAGTTAATAGGGCAACAGTGAAGTAACTGTCTCATACCATCAATGGCATTGTGAAACTCATTGTGCGCTCCCTGACTAGAGTAACCTTTCAGAGTGTTTGAAGTAGGGGAGTCCCTGCCTGTCCAAGCCAAGGTCCAAGAGCACTGCCATAGCAACTGTTGCACAGCTGAAgtcagccacacaaacacacccacacacaaatacatacatacaaagaAGATAAATATTAACCGAGCCAGGGACTGATGTTCCATGTAGACAGAAAACAACCAAGTCAACTGAGTTTTACTTTATGGCCTATCTTTCACTCATCTTACTTAATTTTATCTTATGCCCTAaatgaattgactccaaaaacagCTATCTTGCTCTTATTCTGACCATCCGGACTTTGTTGATTCAGTGTACGCCCTGAACAGATTCTCTTCCTGTGAGGTGGATGCATGAAAGATGAATGCGACATATTATGGAGCTGCATGAGTCAGACCGTCCTTCTCTGTCATCTGTGACCCCCGTGCAGCAGCAGCCGTTGGGAGAGGCAGTGGCTTGAAGAAAGAGTGGAGCTGAGCAGCAGATGGAGCTGGCTGCAGCTGCGTCTGTCTGAACTAGAAGGGAGAATAGAGCAAATGGTAGAGCTCCACCAGAACATCTGCTCCACCAAGGTATGATTAATGTAATACCAGCCAGTCTTCATCATactaaatgtaacaaatattaaaaaaatgtgcaccgAGCATTTTTTGGTCAGGGAGGTACAAAACACGGCCTTTAGCGACTTTTCATTGCTGCTGGAGTTagaaaaagtgaaatgaaataaaactgaaacaagttAGACATGAAGTGCAAACAGTTacatctttgtgtttatgtgcgtCTAAGGGTAGGGTGGTGCTTGCAGACCCCCACCCACTGACTGGCAGGCAGGCTCAGCAGACCCTGATGAGAGAAATGACGGGCTCGTCCTGCACAGCATCAGAGGCTGACACTGAACCCTGCAGCCCCACACGTCTCCTGCACAACATAGAGAGACAGGTATTAGTGAGTGACGTGTACACAAACCTATAACTCCAGGTTTAGTAAGTGGTTTGGAAAATATCAGTGtgacacaatttttttttttagttgcacTGAATGGAAAAGTGCAGAAAAGTGCTTCTCTGTAGTGTTTATTTTATAGTGTGAGTTTGAGAGATTTCTCTAATGAATTACAGCCTGCTTGCTGTTAGATCTGTGagctgttttgttaaattagaGGCTGCAGGTGGATGAATAAATTGCTGCTGCTTGATGATGTCAGGTGGTTATAATCATCTCAGAAGGAAAGAGCGTAATAATTGTTCCAGCTGTTTAGATTCAGAAAATCACTGAGAGCCTTTTTGGTAATTTAACGTTGTACATAGTCTTAATGGAGCTGAACGTAGATCCAAATatggttgtttctttttttttttttggaacaaacATATTTATGCATAAGTAACGTTAAAGATGTGCTCAAAGCACTGTCTGTCTTGATGTAAGACACCAGATGCAGCACCGTGTGCATTAAAAAGAAGCTAGTTTTGCA
This genomic stretch from Kryptolebias marmoratus isolate JLee-2015 linkage group LG6, ASM164957v2, whole genome shotgun sequence harbors:
- the LOC112450760 gene encoding uncharacterized protein LOC112450760; protein product: MDYLTWVLVNGLLGSVNFINNAFYIFCMVRPLHGEKIKQPLKLLLAFLICSTTTYQMSTFGAFFSEEKNENGKVAQISLLISVCCLSISLSSSVWLNFFYYTQIVPAQRALFVWIKKNIKPIIFCSMIFESIFSLLEFTVVLFDTNLIGFGFNETFSKYQTCHNISVTAFMQDPKDIYFILSCIQKLHFYLSFLVMMMSSGATVVYLCRNMRRMVANGQSLSCPRFGSQVRVTITGIIHGLLFLSLAIWREYAFISTWQSIFISPYIRATVINFYMSASTFSLGAGQAVFRQRLADVWTTAAQWYKALTVPPPDQGA